The proteins below come from a single Pandoraea apista genomic window:
- a CDS encoding aminotransferase class I/II-fold pyridoxal phosphate-dependent enzyme has protein sequence MHNLTEEQISALSNQLNLADGHAYRELSAEESAIIQNLPRIFMQVDRMQQREIELAYVQTFLGAARQTCDHDAWSYFMCFTASIGLEVVANYLRLEKRTAALIEPCFDNLHDILRRHDVPLQVFPEAWMQSRPDELPMHLERLEADVLFLVAPNNPSGMELPQENLQVVIDFCEKKKCLLVLDATFRFFQRPGAVYDQYAMLARSGIDCILIEDTGKTWPTKEIKAPFFSVSMGLAPRIAHIYSDFILHVSPVAIELLRNFVALGTEQVHAVIAANRLALQEALEGTCLCLQEGGRMSVAWLQVTGPRTATQWQALMAEHGLSVLTGVQFYWAHPHAGEKYLRVALQRNPAMFQLACTRLRALLTAEG, from the coding sequence GTGCACAATCTTACAGAAGAACAAATATCGGCTCTGTCCAATCAATTGAATCTGGCGGACGGTCATGCCTATCGTGAATTGAGTGCGGAGGAAAGTGCAATTATTCAGAATCTCCCTCGCATCTTCATGCAAGTCGATCGCATGCAACAGAGGGAAATTGAGCTGGCCTATGTGCAAACCTTTCTCGGGGCGGCGCGCCAGACCTGTGACCACGATGCCTGGTCGTACTTCATGTGCTTCACCGCGTCGATCGGCCTGGAAGTCGTGGCGAACTACCTTCGCCTGGAAAAGCGCACCGCGGCGTTGATCGAGCCCTGCTTCGACAATCTGCATGACATCCTGCGTCGCCATGACGTTCCGTTGCAGGTATTCCCTGAGGCTTGGATGCAAAGCCGGCCTGATGAATTGCCAATGCATCTGGAGCGCCTTGAAGCGGATGTGCTGTTTCTGGTTGCGCCTAACAATCCGAGCGGAATGGAGCTGCCGCAGGAAAACCTTCAGGTCGTGATTGATTTCTGCGAAAAGAAAAAATGCCTGCTGGTGTTGGATGCGACCTTCCGCTTCTTTCAGCGGCCCGGGGCAGTCTATGACCAATACGCCATGCTCGCGCGCTCCGGGATCGATTGCATCCTGATCGAAGATACGGGCAAAACTTGGCCAACCAAGGAAATCAAGGCGCCCTTTTTTAGCGTTTCCATGGGGCTGGCGCCGCGCATCGCGCATATCTACTCCGACTTTATCCTGCACGTATCGCCGGTGGCCATCGAGTTGTTGCGGAATTTTGTCGCGTTGGGTACCGAGCAGGTGCACGCCGTCATTGCTGCCAATCGTCTGGCCTTGCAGGAGGCGCTGGAAGGAACCTGTCTCTGTCTGCAAGAGGGGGGGCGCATGAGCGTCGCGTGGTTGCAGGTCACAGGGCCGCGCACGGCCACGCAGTGGCAGGCATTGATGGCGGAACACGGCCTGTCCGTACTCACTGGCGTGCAATTTTACTGGGCCCATCCTCACGCAGGTGAGAAATACCTGCGCGTGGCGCTCCAGCGCAATCCTGCGATGTTCCAGTTGGCCTGTACCCGCTTGCGTGCTCTGCTGACGGCTGAGGGTTGA
- a CDS encoding DUF4852 domain-containing protein — MHTHTLALQRSFKHLVLTVAFAAASVGLSACGDKAPQGKPAADAAPATPNLADATSLRAVAQAQQQAAQAALPNGDPATPASSYVEYNSGNQLMFAYLALADMPVDYDQIANRMSRDYAGANDEFRKRDLLAALKPRIDQAVAQAKAQRYFRITVSNPVQKYDFERKSFPLDSSLWESGSFRYFYDNGEYRLSFSNGDGFRYLAVANEDAARNIESMRARGAAPTLVVYGYTQSADMSNKSVKAQIVKVALVDRQGNVLAEQ; from the coding sequence ATGCATACGCACACGCTCGCTCTGCAACGTAGTTTCAAACATCTTGTGCTGACGGTGGCGTTCGCCGCAGCGTCGGTCGGATTGTCGGCCTGTGGCGACAAGGCGCCGCAGGGCAAGCCCGCCGCCGACGCCGCCCCCGCAACGCCGAATCTGGCAGACGCGACTTCGCTGCGGGCCGTGGCACAGGCGCAGCAGCAGGCCGCGCAGGCGGCGCTGCCCAACGGAGATCCGGCTACGCCTGCATCGAGCTATGTCGAATACAACAGCGGCAATCAGTTGATGTTCGCGTACCTCGCGCTGGCCGACATGCCGGTCGACTACGATCAGATCGCCAATCGCATGTCGCGTGACTATGCGGGCGCGAACGACGAGTTCCGCAAGCGCGATCTGCTTGCAGCCCTCAAGCCACGAATCGATCAGGCGGTTGCGCAGGCCAAGGCACAGCGCTACTTCCGCATTACCGTGAGCAATCCTGTTCAGAAGTACGACTTCGAGAGGAAGAGCTTCCCGCTCGACAGTTCGTTGTGGGAGAGCGGCTCGTTCCGTTATTTCTACGATAACGGCGAGTACCGTCTGAGTTTCAGCAATGGAGATGGCTTCCGTTATCTGGCGGTTGCCAATGAAGACGCAGCCCGAAACATCGAGTCGATGCGCGCGCGTGGCGCGGCGCCGACGCTGGTGGTCTATGGCTACACGCAATCCGCCGACATGTCGAACAAGTCTGTCAAGGCACAAATCGTCAAGGTGGCGCTGGTCGATCGTCAGGGCAACGTGTTGGCCGAGCAATAA
- a CDS encoding aromatic ring-hydroxylating oxygenase subunit alpha: protein MSEPTYQTIDVSDLKRRVKADRFLPSLYYDPSLFEAELERIFYKTWIWVAHESELVNPGDFRTTLIGRQPVIVVRDKNGSVNVFENRCRHRGATVCEQHKGNAKSFTCPYHSWSYGLDGALRGLPYSDGYEGVIEKSELPLKALRVGIYQGLIFASFNHEIEPLEDFLGNAKPWIDLFMKQGAGYPIKTNGEHKFKFKGNWKIQLENTTDLYHFPVVHKSWMDSIDEETATAVTSFISSDKAFCRSLGNGHSIAVQVPELMNIETDDGAPLPERFEPLAKSLRENHSEEEVRRIVRSLMGVGFNVNLFPNLALSMAFFRVLRPISADETEIRHIALAMDGGPEEANRERLRIHENFQGPFGFGSPDDAEAWERVQRGSYAGPDVPILLNRGINREVTLPNGDINGHSTDETGMRAGYAKWLELMEKGQ from the coding sequence ATGAGCGAACCTACATATCAAACCATCGACGTGAGCGACCTGAAGCGTCGCGTGAAGGCGGACCGTTTTTTGCCTTCGCTTTACTACGATCCGTCACTCTTCGAGGCCGAGCTTGAGCGAATCTTCTACAAGACCTGGATTTGGGTCGCGCATGAAAGCGAGCTAGTTAACCCGGGTGATTTTCGTACCACTTTGATTGGCCGCCAACCGGTGATCGTGGTGCGCGACAAAAACGGAAGCGTCAACGTTTTTGAGAACCGTTGCCGACACCGCGGCGCTACTGTTTGTGAGCAACACAAGGGGAACGCGAAGTCTTTCACCTGCCCCTATCACAGCTGGTCGTACGGATTGGACGGCGCACTGCGAGGTTTGCCGTACAGCGACGGTTATGAGGGAGTCATTGAGAAGTCAGAGTTGCCACTCAAGGCGCTACGCGTTGGCATCTATCAGGGATTGATTTTCGCGAGTTTCAATCACGAGATTGAGCCTCTCGAGGATTTTCTTGGCAACGCGAAGCCGTGGATCGACCTCTTCATGAAGCAGGGTGCCGGGTATCCGATCAAGACGAACGGTGAACACAAGTTCAAGTTCAAAGGAAACTGGAAGATTCAGCTCGAGAACACCACTGATCTTTATCACTTCCCTGTGGTGCACAAGTCGTGGATGGATTCGATCGATGAGGAGACGGCCACCGCAGTGACCAGCTTTATTTCGAGCGATAAGGCCTTCTGTCGTTCGTTGGGCAATGGGCACAGCATTGCGGTGCAAGTGCCAGAGCTCATGAACATCGAGACTGACGACGGGGCGCCCCTGCCTGAGCGGTTCGAGCCGCTAGCGAAGTCGCTGCGTGAGAACCATTCGGAAGAAGAGGTTCGCCGCATCGTTCGGTCGCTGATGGGCGTCGGCTTCAACGTTAACCTCTTTCCTAATCTTGCGCTCTCGATGGCGTTCTTCCGAGTGCTTCGGCCTATTTCCGCCGACGAAACGGAAATTCGGCACATCGCGTTGGCCATGGACGGAGGGCCGGAAGAGGCAAATCGCGAGCGACTGCGCATTCACGAGAACTTCCAAGGCCCCTTCGGCTTTGGCAGCCCTGATGATGCGGAAGCGTGGGAGCGTGTCCAGCGAGGATCTTACGCCGGCCCGGACGTCCCCATTCTTCTTAACCGAGGCATCAATCGTGAAGTGACGCTGCCGAATGGCGACATTAACGGTCACTCTACCGACGAAACTGGTATGCGCGCTGGCTACGCAAAGTGGCTGGAGTTGATGGAGAAAGGACAATGA
- a CDS encoding IS3 family transposase (programmed frameshift): MKKSRYSDEQIVRILREADRDTVPEVAKRHGVSEASIYAWRKRFGEMVSDDIKRLMALEAENVRLKKLVADQALDIQVLKEIGGKKVVSVQARCEQARFAMARGLSQRRACTLMQVSRSSLGYELKMPSKNAPVIDAMRALSGQFPRFGSRRIRVLLGREGIVVGRDRCASLWAQAGLQVPMKRRRRRVAGSRPRPHAPATRNSVWCYDFVFDACANGQQVKCLTVVDEYTRECLAIDVAGSIRSRRVIEVLSRLISVHGAPRYLRSDNGPEFVSTALLKWAVQEQIETALIDPGKPWQNGTNESFNGKFRDECLAMEWFRNRIEAKIVIEDWRTHYNEVRPHSSLQYLTPAEFRRVSECSSTTGAVIL; the protein is encoded by the exons ATGAAGAAAAGCCGGTACAGCGACGAACAGATTGTGCGGATACTGCGCGAGGCAGATCGAGACACAGTGCCTGAGGTGGCCAAGCGCCACGGCGTGAGCGAGGCGTCGATTTACGCTTGGCGAAAGCGCTTCGGTGAGATGGTCAGCGATGACATCAAGCGCCTCATGGCACTCGAAGCGGAGAACGTCCGACTGAAGAAGCTGGTCGCCGACCAGGCGCTCGATATCCAAGTCCTGAAGGAGATCGGCG GCAAAAAAGTGGTGAGCGTGCAGGCTCGCTGTGAGCAAGCCCGGTTTGCGATGGCAAGGGGCTTGAGCCAACGGCGAGCGTGCACGCTGATGCAGGTCAGCCGTTCGAGCTTGGGTTACGAGCTCAAGATGCCGAGCAAGAACGCGCCAGTGATCGATGCGATGCGAGCATTGTCGGGGCAATTCCCGCGCTTCGGTTCGCGTCGCATTCGAGTATTGCTCGGGCGTGAAGGCATCGTGGTCGGTCGAGACCGTTGTGCTTCGCTCTGGGCGCAGGCCGGCCTGCAAGTACCAATGAAACGTCGTAGACGCCGCGTGGCAGGCAGTCGTCCAAGACCCCATGCGCCAGCAACCCGCAACTCGGTCTGGTGCTATGACTTCGTATTCGATGCCTGTGCGAACGGCCAGCAAGTTAAATGCCTGACGGTGGTCGATGAATATACGCGGGAGTGCCTGGCGATTGATGTGGCGGGATCGATTCGCTCGCGTCGAGTCATTGAAGTGCTGAGCCGGTTAATTAGCGTGCACGGCGCGCCACGTTATCTGCGCTCAGACAACGGGCCGGAGTTTGTCAGCACAGCGCTGTTGAAATGGGCAGTCCAGGAGCAGATTGAGACGGCACTGATTGACCCCGGCAAACCATGGCAGAACGGCACCAACGAGAGTTTCAACGGAAAATTTCGTGATGAATGTTTGGCGATGGAGTGGTTTCGCAATCGGATCGAGGCGAAGATCGTGATCGAGGACTGGCGCACTCACTACAACGAAGTGCGCCCGCATTCGAGTTTGCAGTACCTGACCCCGGCTGAATTCCGTCGGGTTAGCGAATGTAGTTCAACCACCGGGGCTGTGATTCTCTAG
- a CDS encoding alpha/beta hydrolase — protein sequence MAHGFSAVKGQYLDRYAEAFAGARFAVLVYGHRNFGDGEGIPRQEVDPALQKRCYRDAITYVSTRADVDGTRIGIWGSSFSGGNVLEVAAVDRRVKCVVSQLPQINRYQSALRRTRADHVTALLGRSRRTARNASSGGTPDILPATSVDPAEPRAMAGADSHAFYAGTAAFAPQWRNEVTLRSAERSRENEPAEYITRISPTPLLMIEADAGTLTATDLCLRAYEDALPPKQLAMISRGTLRSMRNTSR from the coding sequence ATGGCGCACGGGTTCTCGGCGGTAAAGGGGCAATATCTCGATCGTTATGCTGAGGCGTTCGCTGGCGCACGTTTTGCTGTGCTCGTCTACGGCCATCGCAATTTCGGTGACGGCGAAGGGATACCGCGCCAGGAAGTTGATCCGGCGTTGCAGAAACGGTGCTATCGCGACGCGATTACCTACGTCTCGACTCGGGCAGACGTGGACGGCACACGCATAGGGATCTGGGGTTCAAGTTTCAGCGGTGGCAATGTGCTTGAGGTTGCGGCGGTCGATCGCCGAGTGAAATGTGTGGTTTCGCAGCTGCCGCAGATCAATCGTTATCAATCGGCATTGCGTCGGACACGCGCAGATCACGTTACCGCGTTGTTAGGGCGTTCGAGGCGGACCGCGCGCAATGCTTCGTCGGGGGGCACCCCAGACATCTTGCCTGCGACGAGTGTCGATCCTGCAGAGCCACGCGCGATGGCGGGAGCCGACAGCCACGCATTTTATGCAGGCACAGCAGCGTTCGCGCCGCAGTGGCGAAACGAGGTGACGTTGCGCAGCGCAGAGCGATCGCGCGAAAACGAACCTGCGGAGTACATCACACGCATCTCCCCGACGCCGCTGTTGATGATCGAGGCCGACGCAGGCACGTTGACGGCCACCGATCTGTGCCTGCGTGCGTATGAGGATGCGCTACCACCCAAACAACTTGCGATGATTTCACGAGGCACTTTACGCTCTATGCGAAACACTTCGAGGTGA
- a CDS encoding glycosyltransferase: MTRPRISVLLAVFNGEAFLSQQLESLAAQSMLPDELVVCDDASTDASWHILERYAACAPFAVRMQRNEKNLGYSRNFGCCLEMAQGEILFFCDQDDVWFPEKIASVVQKMESRDDVLLVIHDGKLVDENLIWQGACKLGQVKALYAPERFVTGSLTVIRRPLATLAQPLPDQISHDVWIHALALALDARQIDPQPLQLIRRHGRNASLGRSSTLRPFTRWQAMLLRCRWRDHQYWEEEAYVDREVVRRLRFRAQTVGPFIRSDLPVRLARLLRRAKRIERWRSWPGSRFLFKFL, encoded by the coding sequence ATGACACGCCCCCGTATTTCGGTGCTGCTCGCCGTTTTCAACGGAGAAGCGTTCCTGTCGCAGCAGTTGGAAAGCCTTGCTGCGCAGTCGATGTTGCCCGATGAGCTGGTTGTGTGCGATGACGCATCCACGGATGCCAGTTGGCACATACTGGAACGCTATGCAGCGTGCGCTCCCTTTGCCGTACGGATGCAGCGGAATGAAAAAAATCTGGGCTATTCCCGGAATTTCGGTTGCTGTCTGGAAATGGCGCAAGGAGAGATTCTGTTTTTCTGTGACCAGGACGATGTCTGGTTTCCGGAGAAAATTGCATCTGTGGTGCAAAAAATGGAGTCCCGGGACGATGTTCTGCTGGTGATCCATGACGGGAAACTGGTGGACGAGAATCTGATATGGCAAGGCGCATGCAAGCTTGGACAGGTAAAGGCCTTGTATGCGCCGGAGAGATTCGTTACCGGATCGCTGACGGTGATCAGGAGGCCTTTGGCCACGCTGGCCCAGCCGCTGCCCGACCAGATCAGTCATGACGTGTGGATCCATGCGCTGGCCCTGGCGTTGGATGCACGTCAGATCGACCCGCAGCCTTTGCAACTTATCCGACGGCATGGGCGGAATGCCTCCCTCGGGCGTAGCAGCACACTTAGGCCATTCACACGCTGGCAGGCGATGCTATTACGCTGCCGATGGCGCGATCATCAGTATTGGGAGGAGGAGGCGTATGTGGACCGGGAGGTCGTCCGACGTTTACGGTTCCGAGCTCAGACGGTTGGCCCGTTCATCCGTAGCGACTTGCCTGTACGCCTTGCCCGGCTTCTGCGCAGAGCCAAGCGTATTGAGCGTTGGCGAAGCTGGCCGGGAAGCCGCTTTCTATTCAAATTCTTGTAA
- a CDS encoding 2OG-Fe(II) oxygenase, which produces MYLPVTYLDGFRLDIQGARDYGTPLADAYQLATPYPHVVVDDLFPPDIVARLCREFPSAEVDHYLYDIGYRGSLKRQYSPENCSSFCRQFFQLLNSAPFLEFLGAVSGISGVLGDPYFEGGGFHEILPGGKLGIHRDFRIHKRLSLLRRLNVILYLNEGWESGFGGDLELWSRDMQRCVQKVAPVMNRCVIFATDDCSFHGHPDPLSCPSNRSRRSLATYYYTASENIFDEIPSRRTHFVARPGEAEDIRIALREAQVNSVS; this is translated from the coding sequence ATGTATTTGCCCGTGACATATCTTGATGGGTTCCGTCTGGACATCCAGGGAGCGCGTGACTATGGCACGCCGTTGGCGGATGCCTATCAGCTCGCCACACCTTATCCGCATGTTGTGGTGGACGATCTTTTCCCGCCGGACATCGTAGCGCGCTTGTGCCGGGAATTTCCCTCCGCCGAGGTAGATCATTATCTTTATGACATTGGTTACCGTGGCAGTTTGAAAAGACAGTACTCGCCAGAAAATTGCAGTTCTTTTTGCCGGCAGTTTTTTCAGTTATTGAATTCGGCGCCATTTCTGGAGTTTCTCGGCGCCGTGTCGGGTATTTCGGGTGTCCTTGGAGATCCGTACTTCGAAGGGGGTGGTTTCCATGAAATATTGCCCGGCGGGAAACTGGGAATTCACCGCGATTTCCGCATCCATAAGCGCCTTTCTTTGCTCCGAAGGTTGAATGTCATCCTGTATCTGAACGAAGGCTGGGAGTCCGGGTTTGGTGGGGACCTGGAGTTGTGGAGCCGCGACATGCAGCGCTGTGTGCAGAAGGTCGCACCCGTGATGAACCGATGCGTTATTTTTGCGACGGACGACTGTTCGTTTCATGGTCACCCTGATCCGCTGAGCTGCCCGTCGAACCGCTCCCGGCGCTCCCTTGCGACGTACTACTACACTGCCTCCGAAAATATCTTCGACGAGATTCCGTCGAGGCGCACTCATTTCGTCGCTCGGCCGGGTGAGGCTGAGGACATTAGGATTGCATTGCGCGAGGCCCAGGTTAACTCGGTAAGTTGA
- a CDS encoding porin: protein MRFKYGFVALLMGVSFSALAQSSVTIYGVISDGIGYFNNEGGHSNVRLVSGANQNNRLGFRVNEDLGGGISTIATLENGFDINQGSLGQGGRMFGRQAFVGLSSREYGTITIGRQYDVLWDYLDRIEPHAMGPGLATSIGSNDNIEGNFRYSNSVKYKSPEWKGLEFEALYAFSNKAGDFTQNRAYSAGINYAWGSQRYALTYLNIDQPGTTNSSGAVSNDYSGGAFQLFHTSPLSPNVGVQRQRVFAGGAENAFGRVRLGGIISDVRYSYLDGTSLHLDNFDLTAVYNISPALDISAAYVYSMGHYGGIDASSHWNQVQLGADYYLSKRTDVYAYVNYVRASGSRATAVLFLAAAASSTNTQTALLAGIRHKF from the coding sequence ATGCGCTTCAAGTATGGATTTGTTGCATTGCTGATGGGGGTTTCATTTTCCGCGCTCGCACAGAGCTCAGTCACGATTTACGGGGTGATTTCAGATGGGATTGGATACTTCAATAACGAGGGTGGGCATTCCAACGTCCGGCTTGTCAGTGGCGCGAATCAGAACAACCGTCTCGGTTTTCGTGTGAATGAGGACCTGGGTGGCGGCATATCCACGATCGCAACGCTGGAGAACGGATTTGACATCAACCAGGGGTCGCTGGGTCAAGGCGGAAGAATGTTCGGCCGGCAAGCTTTCGTCGGGCTGTCAAGTCGAGAATACGGCACGATCACGATCGGACGCCAGTATGACGTGCTGTGGGACTATCTCGACCGAATCGAACCTCATGCAATGGGGCCAGGGCTTGCCACTAGCATAGGCAGCAACGACAACATTGAGGGCAATTTCCGCTACAGCAATTCGGTAAAGTACAAGAGCCCTGAGTGGAAGGGGCTGGAGTTTGAAGCGCTCTACGCTTTCAGCAACAAAGCTGGCGACTTCACACAGAATCGCGCATACAGCGCCGGTATCAATTACGCCTGGGGCTCGCAACGCTACGCATTGACCTACCTGAACATTGATCAGCCGGGCACGACCAACTCGTCAGGTGCGGTCAGTAACGACTACTCAGGCGGCGCATTCCAGTTGTTTCATACCAGCCCGCTGTCGCCCAATGTCGGCGTACAGCGGCAACGCGTATTCGCTGGCGGTGCGGAGAATGCGTTTGGGCGGGTGCGTCTTGGTGGCATCATCTCTGATGTTCGATATTCCTATCTGGACGGCACCAGCCTGCATCTCGATAACTTCGATCTTACCGCCGTCTACAACATTTCTCCGGCACTCGATATCTCGGCGGCCTACGTCTACTCGATGGGACACTATGGCGGGATCGATGCGTCGTCTCACTGGAATCAAGTGCAATTAGGCGCGGACTATTATTTGTCGAAGCGCACAGACGTTTATGCCTACGTCAATTATGTGAGGGCATCGGGCTCCCGAGCGACCGCTGTACTCTTCCTTGCCGCGGCGGCCTCCAGCACGAACACGCAGACCGCGCTGCTCGCAGGCATCCGACACAAGTTTTAA
- a CDS encoding LysR family transcriptional regulator, producing MNSIDGIDLNLLRVFKAIVEERSLTRAGERLSLSQPAVSHCLGRLRTLFDDPLFVRTRTGMRPTAAALEIATIVSKAMESVQVALRYAERFEPLVSSRTFRLSISDAGELAYLPAICELLRQTAPNVRLGVFPLPADEIEEALRCSNIDFAVGNLPALKSRTRSLPLFDETYVCITRKRKGLPGGRTIRLHTLMEARHVQVSSAEHSHHAIDAAFVQQGVKRNVVLEVPHFVALPDVLAATDLYATVPHHLAAVFAQDSALRIYEFPVELPHAAVTLHWHEGFESDEANVWMRRLLTDVIQGFDRSWS from the coding sequence ATGAACTCGATCGACGGTATAGACCTCAATCTGTTGCGCGTATTCAAAGCGATTGTGGAAGAGCGAAGCCTTACGCGAGCAGGGGAGCGCCTTTCGCTTTCGCAACCGGCAGTCAGCCACTGTCTCGGCAGGCTTCGCACACTCTTCGACGACCCACTATTTGTTCGCACTCGAACCGGGATGCGGCCGACAGCTGCGGCATTGGAAATCGCGACCATCGTTTCGAAAGCAATGGAATCCGTTCAAGTTGCACTGCGGTATGCCGAACGATTCGAGCCGTTGGTCAGCAGCCGCACGTTTCGGCTTTCGATCTCCGATGCCGGTGAGCTCGCGTACCTACCGGCTATATGTGAGTTGTTGCGCCAGACTGCGCCGAATGTGCGTCTTGGCGTTTTCCCGCTGCCGGCCGATGAGATCGAGGAGGCATTGCGCTGCAGCAATATCGATTTCGCTGTAGGTAATCTGCCCGCACTGAAATCTCGCACCCGCAGCTTGCCGCTTTTCGACGAAACTTATGTTTGCATCACGCGAAAGCGGAAAGGTTTGCCGGGCGGAAGAACGATACGCCTTCACACTCTAATGGAGGCCAGGCACGTACAAGTGTCGTCTGCGGAGCACAGTCACCACGCTATAGACGCCGCATTCGTGCAGCAAGGAGTGAAGCGCAATGTCGTATTGGAGGTGCCGCATTTCGTGGCTTTACCGGACGTTTTGGCGGCCACAGATTTGTATGCCACGGTTCCTCACCATCTCGCGGCAGTATTCGCGCAAGACAGCGCACTGCGCATTTACGAGTTCCCCGTTGAACTACCCCACGCAGCTGTCACCCTGCACTGGCACGAAGGTTTCGAATCAGACGAAGCGAACGTTTGGATGAGGCGATTGCTGACCGATGTCATTCAGGGGTTCGATAGAAGTTGGTCCTGA
- a CDS encoding class I SAM-dependent methyltransferase: MSIRAGYDTWSTTYDNDENITRDLDSWVTEKQFANQAFQAVIDCGCGTGKNIPFFAARAESVLGMDFSAGMIGIARQKAVRPNVAFLEWDISQPWPVDSASHDLISCNLVLQHVERLDAVFAQVRRCLKPGGRFFISELHPIKKYQGSMARYVRNSEDLTVPAFDHQISHFLQAARQHQLRLVDMDEAWHDRDAGRPPRLVTFLFEKI, from the coding sequence ATGTCAATTCGAGCCGGCTACGATACGTGGTCCACCACGTACGACAACGACGAAAACATCACACGTGACCTCGACTCCTGGGTGACAGAGAAGCAGTTTGCGAATCAGGCTTTTCAAGCGGTCATTGACTGCGGCTGTGGCACGGGAAAGAACATTCCATTTTTTGCGGCGCGTGCGGAAAGCGTTCTGGGAATGGATTTTTCTGCGGGAATGATCGGTATCGCACGTCAAAAAGCGGTGCGGCCAAACGTCGCATTCCTGGAGTGGGATATCAGCCAGCCGTGGCCGGTGGACAGTGCTTCACATGATCTGATCAGTTGCAACCTGGTGTTGCAGCACGTGGAACGACTCGACGCGGTGTTTGCTCAGGTGCGGCGCTGCCTGAAGCCGGGAGGTCGTTTTTTCATCAGTGAGCTCCATCCCATAAAGAAGTATCAGGGCAGCATGGCGCGCTATGTCCGCAATAGCGAGGACCTGACGGTGCCTGCGTTTGACCATCAGATCAGCCACTTTCTCCAGGCGGCGCGGCAACATCAGCTTCGCCTGGTGGATATGGATGAGGCCTGGCATGACCGCGATGCTGGGCGTCCGCCCAGGCTGGTCACATTCCTCTTTGAGAAAATCTGA
- a CDS encoding TauD/TfdA family dioxygenase, whose amino-acid sequence MAWRDGSVSRYSKFWLRDNCACEICGDHESGSRFQSWLKIPQDVTLRHVAWDGACLDVVWDDGDHRSRYALAWLRSNCHVQATSHTQKTLWDMTLPEIPTADYRLALHDDRERYRLLDHVVRYGFVVVKNVGTDPAETAALTRMLGYTRDTHFGAITDLQLREQGSHLSDFPVEILPHTDETYRPVPTGINVFHCITPSRDGGGVSSMTDSHACAKQLQTLDAAAYEVLCKTPIRHARRAGNEIIVSNHPAFMRDSAGELTEVRLNERTMSALRIDPEQMDAVYAALRKALEIAYSGAYTVWYPMEAGDAMVFDNLRVLHGRTAFRTERLIRQTNVMRDEFHARHAFLAEQLHSIGSKR is encoded by the coding sequence GTGGCTTGGCGCGACGGGAGTGTCAGCCGTTACAGCAAGTTTTGGCTGCGTGACAATTGCGCGTGCGAGATTTGCGGCGATCATGAAAGCGGCAGCCGTTTTCAGTCGTGGCTGAAGATTCCGCAGGACGTGACGTTGCGCCACGTAGCATGGGACGGCGCTTGCCTCGATGTCGTCTGGGATGATGGTGACCATCGATCCCGGTACGCCCTTGCATGGCTGCGGAGCAACTGCCACGTGCAAGCCACGTCGCATACGCAGAAGACTCTCTGGGACATGACCTTGCCCGAGATTCCCACGGCCGACTATCGGCTGGCGTTGCACGACGATCGCGAGCGATACCGGTTACTCGATCATGTGGTTCGCTATGGCTTCGTGGTGGTGAAGAATGTCGGGACCGATCCCGCAGAAACCGCCGCGTTGACCCGGATGCTTGGCTATACGCGTGACACGCATTTTGGCGCCATCACCGATCTGCAACTGCGCGAACAAGGCAGCCATTTGTCCGATTTCCCGGTCGAGATCCTGCCGCATACCGATGAAACGTACCGACCTGTGCCCACCGGCATCAATGTTTTTCATTGCATAACGCCCAGCCGCGATGGCGGTGGCGTGTCTTCGATGACGGACAGTCACGCCTGCGCGAAACAGTTGCAAACTCTCGACGCTGCGGCGTACGAAGTGCTGTGCAAGACCCCTATTCGTCATGCGCGACGCGCCGGCAACGAAATCATTGTCTCGAATCATCCCGCCTTTATGAGGGACTCGGCGGGCGAGTTGACGGAGGTGCGTCTTAACGAGCGCACCATGTCTGCCCTGCGCATCGACCCGGAGCAGATGGATGCCGTCTATGCAGCATTGCGCAAGGCATTGGAGATTGCCTATTCCGGTGCCTATACCGTCTGGTATCCCATGGAAGCGGGTGACGCCATGGTTTTTGACAATCTGCGCGTTCTGCATGGTCGCACCGCGTTCCGAACGGAGCGACTGATTCGACAGACCAATGTGATGCGCGATGAATTCCATGCCCGCCATGCCTTCCTCGCGGAGCAACTGCATTCCATCGGAAGCAAACGCTGA